Within Anopheles ziemanni chromosome 2, idAnoZiCoDA_A2_x.2, whole genome shotgun sequence, the genomic segment ACTGAAGGAAAAGTGCAAAGTGATGTGAAAAGCCGGCCAAAGGGACCTACTAGTATCATTGACCGTTCACGATGAAGACGACAACGATTACGAAAACGGCGACGACAACTTCAACGACTTGGACTATGACGAACACGATGACGGTACGCCTATGCACCAAATGATTGCAAGCGGATTAGTCTGCGTTATCGAACTCCGTTACATTATtgatattatatgaagagcaCAGCGGGAAATACACGAAGGACATGAAAGgtataaaaatgatttttcccGCAAATGTTAAggtaaaagttaaaaaaaaacaaaaactaaccgACCTGTACATACGATGCAATTTGACAAGATGGTGGAAGCGAACGTGGTAGCAAGACGGAAAACCACGAAAAGCCAATTGAAAAACTGCACTATCACCGGCAAGCGGCAATTGGACCGATGCCATACGGGTGAAGCATTAGGTGAAGCGCAATATGGATCGAATCTGTTTTTGGCTAACTTTAAAAACCCAACGCCTCTACTGCGGAGGGAGCCACATCAAACTAACATTTACATTCAAACGTATCTCGCGTATGCAAACAAGCAATCGTCCGGATAGGGACCGTGGGGAGGGCGTGGGGTAGGTGGACAGGCATTTGCATGACAACATGATGATTCGAGAATATTATTCTTACGACAGCAAGCATACATATATACAAGAAAATACCAATTCTCTTAGCTATATCTCTTAGCTTACCTAATACACACGAATCGAATAGACGCTTAAACTGAAGTGCACTAGATATAACAAAGCAAACAGTAGGAAAattaacaataacaataattatattttgcttcaaataacaaataataaaccgTTGAGATAATCACTAGTGCGAGAagcgttttcatttcaatcgaCACTCGGAAGGCCGAAACTGATCGTCGGAAATGCGTTCTTCGTCTTTTGCTTCAATGATCATTTGATAATGATATTTCAGGTAAATGTATATCATAAATTTACGCTCTCGAATTTACAGATGCTCGTGCTACCCACCAAGCTGGATGaatagtctcattctcattattgttttctttaaaccaAATTATGTCACTCATTTTAGATCATTATTACTGttattatgttgttttttaaatgttctagTAGCGAAGTTCAATTTTTCCAGTAGTTCGATAATAAGTTCTCACATGTGGTTTTCCTACAAGAACCACGATAACCGATTAAAAACAGACGGACGTTTAAAAACAGCaatgttttgttgatttctttaagatatattttctttattatgaaaatatgtatttttacGTGCACGTTAAATAGTTTCAATGTGTTTTACATTATACGGCATAAAACATATCCGCATCTAGTGAACTTCCACGTGCTTCTGGACTTGAAGACTTCCGCTACCGGCTTTGTTGTTCAGGAACTGATTAACGGCCGACAGCGTGGAGATCGGAATCTAGAACGATGAATTTATTAATAAGAAACAACACAACAGCCTCTCCGTAGTGGACGGGCGATCGGTTACTTACGTTGAAGATATCGTTCCAGAAGTTGGAGTTGTGGGTCGAGCTGGCGACCACGTGGGTGCTTGTCGAAGACCCACCTGCGCTGTGTCCGTTCGACGAGTCATATCGGGTGTGAACCTgttggaaaaatacgaataccAATATTACTTCAGGGATCATCAGGAGTCAGGATGAAAATAGCACAATGCAATGATGAGTttaggtgtgtgtgtctctctctttctccggGATTTTGTTGATGGTGAAAATGAATTTGGAAGCGAACCCAATGCCAATTATCTGTTTCCGGTACCTCTTTCTCAAACGTAGGTCTGTGTATGGGCTCGTAGGAAGTCTGTTTCACAAATGTCTTGTGTAcaaccggtggtggtggcggtggtggcggcgcgGGGTGCGCAAATTGTGCACCCAGATTGGTGAACGCCTGGAAGTCGAAGAAACGACTGATGTCGAGCGGAGGTTGCGGTCCATCGTGATGAGCTGACGTTTCAACGACGGCGATCTGTgtattttcgttttattattaCAAATTTTAGATTTCATAAACAATCACTCGATCGTGATCAGTCTTCAGGACATTTCGGTCTAGTGTCGGTGTAGGTGTGTTTGTCTGGTGTTCACGAAAACTTTAAAAAGCTTCACTCTTTTACCTTGTGGGGATGTCCGATCACTTTCTTCTTGTACACGGTCTTACGGAAACCGTGTGCAGGAGCAGGTGCCGGGGCTGGATGGGGTTCCGGGACCGTCAGTTCCGTGTGCACTTCCTTCACGTGATCGATTCGTTCGAAATTACCTTGGTGCTGGTTGCCGCCATACTCCTTCGAAATGACAACCTGCAGATAGGGAAATTTAAAAAGCCACCATATATAAGTACCAAATTCCCTCTACGCGCCAAGGTTAACCCTCGCCTTACCTCTGTGGGTGGGGCTCCATGGTTCGTTTGGCCCAGTTTGACAACCTTCTTGCTCACTCCTCCAGCGTGCGATTCGGCGCCAGCTCCTCCGGCACCGCCGGCCCCATCGAGACCTCCACCGATGGCGGCACTAGCGCCAACGCCGTGCCCTGCCGTCGCTCCGGCGTACGCGCCTCCAGCGGTGCGTTCTAGGAATGTTGGCTCACCATCAGTCTTGACTCAGTCCGGATGTGTTAGTTATCTTCTCTCCACCAAACAGAGGTTACTTGCTGTGTTTTgcgtgcttttttgtttttgctgtgcGATCCCTTACGCTGAAGTAGTAGTAAAGTGTATTTCTGGTTGTTTTTGTCATGCACCCTGGTTCAGAAAATTTAAGCAACTCACACAACAACACTGTTAAGCCGATTAGTTTAGGACAGAGCGTGCGTTTTTATTCAAACGTGCAGAAGTGAACATACAAAGCATTGCATGCAGTTAGTTAACAGAGCGATAAGCAAAATTTAGGTAATTTTTATTAaccaattgttttgtttttcttttcggatCTATTCCTCTGGAGCGCCTTTGCCGTGGAGTGTCTTCATGCATAGACTCTCGCCGACTCTGGTGTGGTTAATAATATCCCGGCGACCGAGCGTAAGCACCCAAGAAACCACCCAACAAACCATTACCGTTGCCGCCGAGCAGTCCACCGATGCCGGCTCCCGCCTGTTGGCCGTGCGGTGTTCCGGCGGAAGCGGACAGTCCTCCGTGGGCACTGTTTCCGGTGAGCAGCCCTCCTAGACCGGCCTCAGCGTGGTAGCCGCCGAAGTTGACGCCGAACTTTCCATCGCGGAATGTAAGCAACTGGAATCGCGAAAATATGTGCGTCATTTGATGCTTCAACCCACAGGGAATGTCTAGCGCGACTGGATTTAAATATGTATATTTCCCCCTCGAGCAGCTTCACTGCTCAACGGAGACTCTGACGCCTTGTCCCCGGTAGTTTCGCGACGCCGACATGCATTATACAATCGTCATCTTGTACCCTTGCAAACACCCGACCGGTGCGATTACGGATGCCATCATGAATTCCACTAATTAATCTCCACGCTAAGATTGTCATGAGCAACGCGAAAGCAACGGTGTTCGATCGACCGTTAAGGCTACTGCTTACGATGCGAAAAGTTTGCTTTCTGATCTCGATCAGATGATTTATGGTCATGGCGCTGAAGTGAGGTAGTGGAGATACTGGAAACTACATGATGTCGGGACAATGTACGAGTATGACGCGATCTTAGATACAAGGGTCACTGTGAGTTGTACGGGAATCTTCCTATCGCATGTTCTCTGTCTTAAACTGTTCACTAATGGTATAAAGAATAGTTTATTAAATCATTCATCTGCTTGCAACAGATAAATGGTAGTCGAgattcagttttctttttgcataaaactatttttttttctgttcaccAGAAAGTGGGGAAATTGAAGATTTCATTAATGTATTTGGTGTATTTAGCACTAGAACTACCGCAATGTTGATGCTTGCAACTCTACCgcgatttattttcaatattaaattgattttttttttgaatacataaaaattaacattccattggatgtgtgaaagtcatgcattaacatttggtCGAATAGATTAACCTAAGGAAATAAaagtgattgaaaaagtaccggaccagtcaaaatgactCACAAATGGTCAATATCTTAGGAACAGTAGTAGAGTTGAATAtctttttttacaaagaaatatGTAGAGTTTTATTGTGACcataattttgataaattataatCGCTTCTGTAGTTCATGTTTGCACATTTTTCCTCATATACCGGCACTAACCCAGCACCAACCTTTGCAATCCATTGTTCGATAACTGGTTCTGTTCGAATCCAGTTGCATTCTAGTGCATAAAGATTATTGGTACAAAatcaaaagaattaaaaaaaaacaaccagatCCACTTGTAAAAGAGTCGGATTCTGGAATGAGCAAACCTGTTTCCTCACGTTCAACTTGTTCTTCTCAgagtacaaaaaataaaatccaatcTCAGTCTTTACAGCAATAGGCTTGTATCAGCACAAAGATGCACGACGCACATGGTGGAGCGTCGATAATAGTGAGGTTAGTCAACCTGGAACGTACGTTCTACTCATCAGTACAAGTTTtacaagaaaatagaaaaaagattGCTTTCCATTAATTGCATGACCTATTAGCGAAACTAATCAGGGAGGCTTAATTTGCTCCAACATatagaagataaaaaaatatctctTTAATGGCCTTCTAGAAGGACTCGTTTTTACTCATTTGCTGCGAGGCCGAGATAGACCGTAAtagctttaaaaaataaaaaaattaatcaacgAATGATGATGAATCTACTTCCCTGACAAACTGTTTTCCAACCAAACAAGGGACAAAGGTCGGTATCTGCGCTAGAACCGTACACATAATCCGAACCACGATTGCCCAAAGACCAGTTGTTGATGCAcatacttatttttttttagaaacaaACCTGAAGTAAACAACAACCCTTCCCTTCTTCGCAAAGTTGAGGCCGGTCCTAGCGAACGGTAAAGACGAAACATTCAATGTCAAGTGTAGATTGCATGAGGCGTAGTGATCTATTTCCTGTTGGTCAACTTTTACTTTTGCTGCGCCGGCCGCcggtaaaagaaaaatcgtaACCTGGTAGGAGTTAACGCTCCGATACcggaggttcgtcgctttacGCGGTGGCACGCAAGTCTTTTGTTAAAAGCCGGGCGCGAATTGGATcttcaaaactaaaaattcatatgtagaCCTGCTCTTCCTCTACCGGCTCATGCATTATTCATGACCACCACCGAAGAGCACAAGTGGGTGAAAAgagttttttgtgtttcgtttttggcaCACATAAAAATTTGTCTTCGACACCGTTCTACGCTTTCACGGTGCGTAAAAACTGGTTTAGGGAGAATGATAGTTCCTTAATTTATAACGTTAATTCTTCCCTTCGCTTTTTAGTgacaaatttgtaaaaaaaagttcagcAGCGTTCTACGATTTGCTAATAGGATGATTTTGAGACCTCTTCGAGACACTATAGTTAAGggatttcgtttcgattcTCATTTTGTTCCGTGTAGGGGCAGTGAACCATGAACATGACTTCAACGTCCTCTGCAACTGATTGCTTTGAGACTGATTTTATCtgtttcactttatttttcctatccCTTGATCGACAGAAGacagcaaaaaataaaccagaaACACAAATTCACAACAAATTTGCTGACGTCGGGCGGATGCTCTAGCGAGTAGAAATCATTAAATTAACTGCGAGGGCATCACACTGGAGGGTTTTGATTGACCGCATGCCTTCAAGCTGCTGAGTAATCTTATGTTTGGAATTTTCTACAAGCTCAGAAATACCACAACAAGGCTCCGTATTATTCCACGTCTTATGTTTTCCGTCACGACCTTAGGCATTACTCGATTCCGATTGCTCGATTCCCAACAGTCCCTACACATTTTAATTGAAGGGTGAAACTTGCGTCGTGCTGCGAATCGTTTGCGAGCACCTGACTCACCATGGTAGAACCTGATTCTCGATCGCGATGCAAATGTGTATCCTCGACCaattcacaaaacaaaaaccgttgcGCCACCATAAAATAAGAGCTCAAATCAAACGGGATGTTAGGTAAAACATGTTTCTCGGGAGAAACCAACAagctttccttttgttttgtatctttCTTGGCTTTTGTATGGTAATGAAATAGTCTGATCTTCATTTCGCTCGCAAattagaaaagaaagaaaatcgaatcAAGATGCCTCTCACGTTTATGCCTCGGCCGGGGTGTGTCTTGACATGCGATTGTTCAGAGTATTTGAAAAATTCTTAACCGTTTACGTAATACCGGACATTGAGTTCGGTTGGTTTGTCATTTGATTTTTACACAAAATACACTTAACACTAGACTTACTTGGGGAACTGGAACAGCTTGGATGCACTGTACGATCGCGAGGATCAGCAAAGCAACGGCTACGAATCCTTTCATCATTTGCGCCTAGTGTTCGTTCTTATGATTTGATTTCTTTGTCCAGCACCACTGGATTAACACTTCCACTTGCCACTACGATGACGGGATTTTCCCGCAAAATGTTCAGATGTTGCGCGCTCGACTGATCGACTCGCACTGGATCAACATGAACGTTGCCATACACTCTTAAGGGCGGTTGTTACGGTGACTTGTTTCGTAGAAACGTCGCTTCAATCCAAGCTCCGCGGATGACCGCAGCCCGAGGATAATGACGTAGAACGTCGATCGATGGAAAGGAAGCggtaaaaagaagaagaaggacagCACAAAAAATGCCTTCCGCTGGATGTAGTGAGCCCCCGCCAATCCTTCGTCAAGCAGGTGCCTAACCAATCGGGTATGGTTTTAGGAAGTGGTTCTGTCGTGCTttaagataagaaaaaaactggTCCATCCCAGAAGAGACACCACCCGAGCAGCGATTCGAGAACAGACGATGTTGTACGAGGAGCTCTTCTGAAGTGGTGCATGCGCAAATATTGAGCAGAATGATTATCTACATTTCGGAATGAAATTGAGTTGGTTCTTCCGCTGATCTCTTTGCTTTTATATTCATTGGCGACGGCTGACGTCACGGAGCAATTAAATGATGCCCGTCGGTAATTGATCTTTCACGCAGTTTAttatgaaaagaaatggaagaatgaaggaatgaaaaaatccTGGTTCTATTTGTGCCACTGTACCATGtattaaagtttattttcgTCATTCAATAGATAACGTGAGTAATTACATTACAGTTTGATGTAATTGTGATGATTTACTATCAAATATACTTTGAAAGCAATGTACAGCGTTCTTAAATCTTAAACATAGGgtaaataaagtaaacaaattattaTGCAGAATTTGAAACAgaatttaattatatttatttgaaagCATATGGCAAATTCAATAATGGCAGCAGAAATGGATGCAGTTTGAATTGCTTCCGAACGGTAGTTGTAGACAAACAGCTACAACTCACATGTTGCTGATCATTTTATCATACTCAGCATATTTCTATAAATTCTATAAAACTAATTACGAGAATGATCacaataacgaacaaagtttaCAATTCATAAAATGTACTTTTTTGACACATATCTAAGCACCTTGGTTTGCTGTCAAATGGCACTCTTGACAGTTGCGGCAGTTAGGGAAACCGCTCTTTAAAAAGTTACAAACAAACCAAGTGGCCCGCGGAAGAAACGATTCTTTATCAGCGAATAAAAGTGATCAAAACAGTGTGATGGACGATATAGCACGGTTCAAAGAATGGGCAACGAAATTAGGATGTTCCCCGGACAAATTGCCACCGGATGAAAAACTGAAACAGTAAGGACAGACTATCTTTCTGCTTGCGTTCGATGAACGATGGTCACAAGAGACACTTTcaactgtttttctttaactatttCAGGGCGTTCCGTGGGGAACAGAGCTCCATTTTCAACCATATAATAGAAAAAGTTCGTCCGAGACAAGAGATAACGCGCATGAAGAAGAATGTACTTGTTCGCAAACTGCAGGTGCACAAGAAGATGGACACGATCGTTGCGGTACGTTAGGTCCCGTTGGGCAAGTGGAATCGTGATTTGTATGACGGCTATTTTGTTCGCTTTCAGAACGCATCGTTCAACTCTCTGCCGCCCGAACTGCAGCGCTACATGAAAATACAaaagataaagaaaacaattgatgaAACACGCCATCGTATAAAGCAGTCACAAAACTGCCTTGAAACTACTAACCTGCAGATCAAAGAGAAAAGTATGTATTGCCTAGGGCAAGGTTTTCTGATCTTTCGAATCACACTTCCCAATTATTTGCAGATGCTCGGAAACTACAATCGGTGAACAATTTAGAGGAGCTTTATGGTAAAACATCTTTGTACGCTGCCTACGAAACGTCCGTTCAAAATGgtattgaaaaggaaaaacagctTGCCAAGCGCATCGAACGAATCATGCCCATCAAAGGATCGGAAGCGTGCCGTGTTGATACGGCGGAAAAAGGCATCGAGCAGTGCGTGCAACTGTTGACACGGTTTTACGAAAATTTCAAAGATCTCAACCCGGACGCCGGTCGGGCGTTGCAGGAAGATCTGTGGTCGGATATCCGTGGCGCGCTACGTGGCATTCCGAATCATCTGTTGTGGAGCGTGCTGCTAAAGATGAAAGATGTGCACCTACGGGAAATCTCCGAGGTGGACAGCCGACACGAAGAGAGCGACCAGAATATTGCACTCTCCGATCGCGATCTTCTGCAGGGCAGTATGGCAAAACTGTGCACCAGCCACATCAAAGTGTTTCTAGACGTTGTCGACCACAGCAATAAGGTGAATGCGACACGGGAAGAGTATCTGACCATCCTGACCCCATGCACCAACGAGCTGGAGGCCAAGATGGCCCTGATCAATGTGATGGACGATGAGGCGGAGGAAGCGCTCGAAGAGTACCTGGTCCAGTGGAACTCTCGAGAGTATAATCAGGGTCAGCTGGAGTACATGGGCCGGGAAGTGGAGCGTAAAAAGCAGGAACTTCTTTCCTACGGACAAAAGCTGCAAAATCACGAACAACTGCTCGCGCAGCTTCGTGGCATCTACGGGCAGATCGACGATATATCCCGCCATATGGAAGGCGAACTTCAGCAGGTGCATCAGATAAAGCAAAAGATAGCCTACGCAAAGTACGTCAGCCAGCAAACCGTGCGCAATGCTCGCCAGAAAAATGGAACCAACCAAACGCTCAACTCGAGCGAACTATCCTTCAGCCGACTGGAGGGCACACAGGCCGGGCCGGCCTACAATCCGGCGGTACTGCCACCGTACGTTCGCGAGCTGGAAGTATTCCGTAGCATTCCCCTTTCGCGCTACGTTTCACAAACGAAACCGATTCAACTCGCGTTAGAGCCAAACGTGGCCATCTATTTTGAAACACCCGCCGCCCTGGCATTGCTTCCTTGTACCGTGTTCAGTGCGGACACGGCCATCAAACAGTTCCGAGCGCTGCAGGAGCTTGAAGCGCGGGCAAGCGGTTGCACCGACGACTCGTGGTCTCTGGGGGCGCCCAGCTTCGATCACGTCCAGCTGGAGAAACATTGGCAAAGCAATCATGGCAAGATTTGTGAGTTGCTGGACGAAATCGAAACACTCTCGAACAGCACCCGACACATCCTCAGCAAGAGTCGTGTGTTCTACAACTTTACACTGGCCAACAACTTGCGTAAGTACGTGCCACCGACGAAGCTGTTCAACGGGCGTAGCTTCCGCGAGTACGAAAGCGAATACCTGATGTACTATCGAATGATCAATGGGTTTGGAGGAGGAAactagaaacaaaaacaacaaaacaacaaaagaacGGGCCGTAAGATGATATGATAATTGTGAGTCTTTATAATGTTGAGTGGATAAAATATGTGCAACCAATTTTATACATCTACAAACTGAACTAACAAAGTcttttattatcatttgatTAAAATCACACTTAGTTCTACCTAACCTTAAAACCTTAATGCCTATTAGCAAGCGGCAAGCCCTGCTGCCCAAGCCCTTACGCCTCCGCGTTCATGTTGTAGTCGGCAATTTTGGCCAAAATCTTCTCGATGTCCTGCTTGCAGTGAATCCCGATGTCGTGCAGGTCCTTTTCGCACAGCGTCAGGAACACCTCGAAGTTGATCTCCTCGTTGGTGAAGATGCGGATGTACTTGGACAGGCCCATGTCCTTCAGTATGTTCGACACACAAATGCGATGTTCGAGCTCGCGCTTCCCAATCGGTGTCACGGCATACGCCTCGTCCTTGGGGGAAACTTTACTGTGTGCTCTGGAAGGAGAAAAGTTCACTGCTTAAATGCACTTAGGAGAACAACACAAAAGATCATGTGACGCTAAGCTTTACCGTATCGGTTTGCTGAGAAGGTACGTTTTGCTGGCCACATTCTTGCCCTTGGCTGCGATCGGTGTGTTCATCCGGGGCGAGATGCGAAACGTCTGGCTCAGCTCGATCGGCGAAAGATCCGGTGAAGGTATCCGCTCCTGATGCACCATCGGGGAGAAGCTGCGCCGCTTGCTGCGATTTTTCGGCTGCTTGTACGCCTCGAACGACACGTCCTCGGTGGTGATGCCGCagggggaaatttttcttatCACTGGCGATGGTCCAGAACCGGCGCCAACGTCCACGGTCAAGCCAATTGCTGTTGGTGTTACACGAAACACACTCATTGTTAGCGAAGCGGTCACACTTCAAATTCCACCATCTACCCTACGAACCTTTTGCTTTCATGGAAGACATATCTGTtgagatttcttttttttttacggataaaaacacaaaataaaacaaaacacaaaatgatACAGAACGAattcacaaacacaaaactcgACACCGGTCAGGTCGAAATCACGCAGTGTACCACCATGCAAAACCCGGGTTCGTCCACGAGTGTCCAGGGTCAGATCAGGGCCACAATGGAAGAGACAGGAAGTCAGTGCTACCAATTGTATTACAAAGCGATAACGAAGACAATCAGATTTGTCATTTCGATGAGATGATTAGAGAAACGATCAGTTTACGAAGTttcgttaaatttatttatagtaatttaataaatttgggCTATTTATCTTTCTTGGGTTTGAACTAATTGCTTTgtttatgaatttaaaatggGCAACGTATCTACGTGAacaatattttctttaaacaatttaaactgAGGATCGAACATTGCAGCCGTTTACTTagagtttataaaattttctttactCAAGAATATTTACTGAACTCAAAACAGTACAACTGAACTTTAGTTAAAGATATTTCTGAATATTTTTTCGGATAATTTAAACTGAAAACTTGCCTTACGGGGTTCTTAAACTGCAAACTTACCTAGTCgaatcattttctttcaacGTAATAACTCTTTCGAAACCAATCTTCctgtaatattattttttgtgcCTTTACTGACTAGAGTATCTTAGCCTAACTATAcacaaatattgtttttcgttATCGTGATTCGTGCCAGGGGAACGAGGAGTTTTTGTGCCTAACGTCTGTGCGCTTCCACGTGGAACGCTTCACGTGAAGAATGGAAATGGTTTCTTGAGGAGCAAAAACTATAAGGAGTAAATATCTGTCCCCCTACATCTTAACGTCGGGCAACCACGGGAAAACAATTGTAGGCTCTCTAACTGTACATAGAAAACATGCTCTATTGTTCCACTACTACGGCCACGAAACTACTTGATTTTCGATTTggttcgctgctgctgctgctactctGCTGCTTCCTATTATTTACGGTGAGT encodes:
- the LOC131284516 gene encoding one cut domain family member 3, which gives rise to MKGFVAVALLILAIVQCIQAVPVPQLLTFRDGKFGVNFGGYHAEAGLGGLLTGNSAHGGLSASAGTPHGQQAGAGIGGLLGGNERTAGGAYAGATAGHGVGASAAIGGGLDGAGGAGGAGAESHAGGVSKKVVKLGQTNHGAPPTEVVISKEYGGNQHQGNFERIDHVKEVHTELTVPEPHPAPAPAPAHGFRKTVYKKKVIGHPHKIAVVETSAHHDGPQPPLDISRFFDFQAFTNLGAQFAHPAPPPPPPPPVVHKTFVKQTSYEPIHRPTFEKEVHTRYDSSNGHSAGGSSTSTHVVASSTHNSNFWNDIFNIPISTLSAVNQFLNNKAGSGSLQVQKHVEVH
- the LOC131294344 gene encoding augmin complex subunit dgt5, with amino-acid sequence MITITNKLRQLGKPLFKKLQTNQVARGRNDSLSANKSDQNSVMDDIARFKEWATKLGCSPDKLPPDEKLKQAFRGEQSSIFNHIIEKVRPRQEITRMKKNVLVRKLQVHKKMDTIVANASFNSLPPELQRYMKIQKIKKTIDETRHRIKQSQNCLETTNLQIKEKNARKLQSVNNLEELYGKTSLYAAYETSVQNGIEKEKQLAKRIERIMPIKGSEACRVDTAEKGIEQCVQLLTRFYENFKDLNPDAGRALQEDLWSDIRGALRGIPNHLLWSVLLKMKDVHLREISEVDSRHEESDQNIALSDRDLLQGSMAKLCTSHIKVFLDVVDHSNKVNATREEYLTILTPCTNELEAKMALINVMDDEAEEALEEYLVQWNSREYNQGQLEYMGREVERKKQELLSYGQKLQNHEQLLAQLRGIYGQIDDISRHMEGELQQVHQIKQKIAYAKYVSQQTVRNARQKNGTNQTLNSSELSFSRLEGTQAGPAYNPAVLPPYVRELEVFRSIPLSRYVSQTKPIQLALEPNVAIYFETPAALALLPCTVFSADTAIKQFRALQELEARASGCTDDSWSLGAPSFDHVQLEKHWQSNHGKICELLDEIETLSNSTRHILSKSRVFYNFTLANNLRKYVPPTKLFNGRSFREYESEYLMYYRMINGFGGGN
- the LOC131284555 gene encoding uncharacterized protein LOC131284555; protein product: MSSMKAKAIGLTVDVGAGSGPSPVIRKISPCGITTEDVSFEAYKQPKNRSKRRSFSPMVHQERIPSPDLSPIELSQTFRISPRMNTPIAAKGKNVASKTYLLSKPIRAHSKVSPKDEAYAVTPIGKRELEHRICVSNILKDMGLSKYIRIFTNEEINFEVFLTLCEKDLHDIGIHCKQDIEKILAKIADYNMNAEA